In a single window of the Leifsonia sp. 1010 genome:
- a CDS encoding MMPL family transporter: protein MSSLLYSVGRWAYRARALVVIVWIGLLALLGGGALLFNQGTDNSFSIPGTESQDALDTLSRTFPQVSGTTAQIVVVAPDGQTVDDNDIKQPIEDTVDQLKDVNGVSGVSSPYSTQVKNLISDDRSAAIITVQLKGQMTTVTDATKTAVKDAGADLAKQLPDGAKSAVGGQLFSQNLPTLSVIELVGVLIALVVLILTFGSFLAAGMPLLTAILGVAISMCLIFIATLFGSISSTTPMLALMLGLAVGIDYSLFIISRHQAQLKSGVPPEESAARAVATAGSAVLFAGITVIIALAGLAVANIPFLTTMGIAASVGVAVAVLVALTMTPALLGFAGARLTPGRRKAARAAKRGATEAETAQAAPSAADSPEPVDASAPSFAHAAKADIPPGFFRGWVRAVIRFPIVTVVAVIVALGIAALPALQLRLALPDAGSQPEGAPARVAYDLVSDHFGPGYNGPLIVTGSIISSTDPVGLMTKIGDEIADLPGVASVPLATPNATADTGIVQVVPTTGPNDQKTADLVAEIRSKHQHFLDEYGVDLKVTGNTAAQIDVSSRLAGALLPFGILVVGLSLILLTMVFRSIAVPIKAALGYLLSVGAAFGAVTVVFEWGWLADLLHVDKTGPIISFMPIILMGVLFGLAMDYEVFLVSRMREDYVHGGDARRAIQSGFVSSAKVVTAAAIIMISVFAAFVPEGDASIKPIALGLAVGVFVDAFIVRMTVVPAVLQLLGEKAWWMPRWLDRILPSFDVEGDGLQKELELANWPEGGENLVAAADGLTVSTRKRRLVGDVSFRLADGEVLVVHGDDRTAAVALLMAITGRTPVDGGTVKVAGLVLPVRGAAVRSRTAIVRLDAAETPVEDLRHALAGRPQLLALDAVDSVTDPIERRRIRAELTAALSRARVEERPFALVVSCVEPAGLDDLLPESAEPTEVDLSAGPGPRAVTAPDLTDPDRAEHGAHLEKTNA, encoded by the coding sequence GTGTCCTCGCTCCTGTATTCGGTCGGCCGATGGGCCTACCGCGCCCGTGCCCTCGTCGTCATCGTCTGGATCGGCCTGCTGGCGCTCCTCGGCGGCGGCGCACTCCTCTTCAATCAGGGTACGGACAACAGCTTCAGCATCCCGGGGACCGAGTCGCAGGACGCGCTCGACACGCTGAGCCGCACGTTCCCCCAGGTCAGCGGTACGACCGCGCAGATCGTCGTGGTCGCCCCGGACGGCCAGACGGTCGACGACAACGACATCAAGCAGCCGATTGAGGACACGGTCGACCAGCTGAAGGACGTCAATGGTGTCTCCGGCGTCAGCTCCCCCTACTCCACCCAGGTCAAGAACCTGATCTCCGACGACCGCTCGGCGGCCATCATCACGGTCCAGCTGAAGGGCCAGATGACCACGGTCACGGACGCGACCAAGACGGCCGTCAAGGATGCGGGGGCCGATCTCGCGAAGCAGTTGCCCGACGGCGCGAAGTCGGCCGTGGGCGGTCAGCTGTTCTCCCAGAACCTGCCGACGCTGTCGGTCATCGAACTCGTCGGCGTGCTCATCGCGCTCGTCGTGCTCATCCTGACGTTCGGCTCGTTCCTCGCGGCCGGGATGCCCCTGCTCACCGCGATCCTGGGCGTCGCCATCTCGATGTGCCTGATCTTCATCGCGACGCTGTTCGGCTCGATCTCGTCGACGACGCCGATGCTCGCCCTGATGCTCGGCCTCGCCGTCGGCATCGACTACTCGCTCTTCATCATCTCCCGGCACCAGGCGCAACTGAAGTCGGGGGTGCCGCCGGAGGAGTCCGCCGCGCGCGCGGTCGCGACAGCGGGATCCGCCGTGCTGTTCGCCGGCATCACGGTCATCATCGCCTTGGCCGGTCTCGCCGTCGCCAACATCCCGTTCTTGACCACGATGGGCATCGCGGCGTCCGTCGGCGTGGCGGTCGCCGTGCTCGTCGCGCTGACCATGACGCCCGCGCTGCTCGGCTTCGCCGGGGCACGGCTCACGCCGGGTCGCCGGAAGGCGGCGCGCGCCGCGAAGCGCGGGGCGACGGAGGCCGAAACGGCACAGGCCGCTCCTTCCGCCGCAGACTCCCCCGAACCCGTGGATGCGTCCGCACCCTCGTTCGCGCATGCCGCGAAAGCCGACATCCCGCCGGGGTTCTTCCGCGGCTGGGTGCGTGCCGTCATCCGCTTCCCGATCGTCACCGTCGTCGCCGTCATCGTCGCCCTCGGCATCGCCGCCCTGCCCGCCCTGCAGCTGCGGCTCGCCCTCCCGGACGCCGGCTCCCAGCCGGAGGGCGCGCCCGCTCGCGTCGCGTACGACCTGGTGTCCGACCACTTCGGCCCCGGCTACAACGGTCCCCTGATCGTGACCGGCTCGATCATCTCCAGCACCGACCCGGTCGGCCTGATGACGAAGATCGGGGACGAGATCGCCGATCTTCCCGGCGTCGCCTCCGTCCCGCTCGCCACGCCGAACGCGACCGCTGACACCGGCATCGTGCAGGTCGTCCCGACCACCGGGCCGAACGACCAGAAGACCGCCGACCTGGTCGCCGAGATCCGTTCGAAGCACCAGCACTTCCTCGACGAGTACGGCGTCGATCTCAAGGTCACCGGCAACACGGCAGCCCAGATCGACGTGTCGTCGCGACTGGCCGGCGCGCTGCTGCCCTTCGGCATCCTGGTGGTCGGGCTCTCGCTCATCCTGCTGACGATGGTGTTCCGCTCGATCGCGGTGCCCATCAAGGCCGCACTCGGCTACCTGCTCTCGGTCGGCGCCGCGTTCGGAGCGGTCACGGTCGTCTTCGAATGGGGCTGGCTGGCCGATCTCCTGCACGTCGACAAGACCGGCCCGATCATCTCGTTCATGCCGATCATCCTGATGGGCGTGCTGTTCGGACTCGCGATGGACTACGAGGTGTTCCTGGTCAGCCGTATGCGCGAGGACTACGTGCATGGCGGCGACGCCCGGCGTGCCATCCAGAGCGGGTTCGTCAGCTCGGCCAAGGTGGTCACCGCGGCCGCGATCATCATGATCTCGGTCTTCGCCGCCTTCGTGCCCGAGGGCGATGCGTCCATCAAACCCATCGCGCTCGGCCTTGCCGTCGGCGTGTTCGTCGACGCGTTCATCGTGCGGATGACGGTCGTCCCGGCGGTGCTGCAGCTGCTGGGCGAGAAGGCCTGGTGGATGCCGCGCTGGCTCGATCGCATCCTCCCCTCCTTCGACGTGGAGGGCGACGGCCTGCAGAAGGAGCTGGAGCTCGCGAACTGGCCCGAGGGCGGGGAGAACCTCGTCGCCGCGGCCGACGGGCTGACGGTCAGCACGCGCAAGCGGCGCCTGGTGGGCGACGTGTCGTTCCGTCTCGCCGACGGCGAGGTGCTCGTCGTGCACGGCGACGACCGGACGGCAGCCGTCGCACTGCTCATGGCGATCACCGGCCGCACGCCGGTCGACGGCGGAACCGTCAAGGTGGCGGGCCTGGTGCTGCCCGTCCGGGGCGCCGCAGTCCGCTCGCGCACCGCCATCGTGCGGCTGGACGCGGCCGAGACGCCGGTGGAGGACCTCCGCCACGCGCTCGCCGGCCGGCCGCAGCTGCTGGCCCTCGACGCCGTCGACTCCGTCACCGACCCGATCGAACGCCGCCGCATCCGGGCAGAACTGACCGCGGCGCTGAGCCGCGCCCGGGTCGAGGAGCGCCCGTTCGCGCTCGTCGTCAGCTGCGTCGAGCCCGCGGGCCTCGACGATCTGCTGCCCGAGAGCGCCGAACCTACCGAGGTCGACCTCTCCGCCGGCCCCGGCCCGCGCGCCGTCACGGCTCCCGACCTCACCGACCCCGACCGCGCCGAGCACGGCGCCCACCTCGAGAAGACGAACGCCTGA
- a CDS encoding helix-turn-helix domain-containing protein gives MESTTLSEGVAAGVPEDIPAESARRQRTRARLLDAAFDVFAEQGVRAASVETIAEAAGFTRGAFYSNFSSKEELFFALMEREKTMRLEQLNTGVAQFLAPLVGAEGAGLSDEDVLQTITHILELQSDDRRWWLVQAEFQLMALRDHAIAADYLRYHDEFFADLTEIVVEALASARRRFTIAPEEAVRVIAELCASGEARAVLAGDERTFTERLSESVPAILLALTERV, from the coding sequence TTGGAAAGCACGACTCTCAGCGAGGGCGTCGCCGCCGGCGTTCCCGAGGACATCCCGGCCGAGTCGGCCCGGCGTCAGCGCACTCGCGCGCGCCTGCTCGACGCGGCCTTCGACGTGTTCGCGGAGCAGGGCGTCCGCGCCGCCAGCGTCGAGACGATCGCCGAGGCGGCCGGCTTCACGCGCGGCGCGTTCTACTCCAACTTCTCCAGCAAGGAGGAGCTGTTCTTCGCGCTGATGGAGCGCGAGAAGACCATGCGGCTCGAACAGCTGAACACCGGCGTCGCGCAGTTCCTCGCGCCGCTCGTCGGAGCAGAGGGAGCAGGGCTCTCCGACGAGGATGTGCTGCAGACCATCACGCACATCCTGGAGCTGCAGTCCGACGACCGACGCTGGTGGCTCGTGCAGGCCGAGTTCCAGCTGATGGCGTTGCGCGACCACGCCATCGCTGCCGACTATCTGCGGTATCACGACGAGTTCTTCGCCGACCTCACCGAGATCGTCGTCGAAGCGCTCGCGAGCGCACGGCGCCGCTTCACGATCGCCCCGGAGGAGGCCGTCCGCGTGATCGCCGAGCTGTGCGCGAGCGGCGAAGCCCGCGCGGTGCTCGCCGGGGACGAGCGGACCTTCACGGAGCGGCTGTCCGAGTCGGTGCCCGCGATCCTGCTGGCGCTGACCGAGCGCGTTTGA
- a CDS encoding YhgE/Pip family protein, which translates to MTTPSSRLRRPRSLFSLERMRSDKRVTWLTIVGLLLVPITIGGLLVWALWNPTERLHDVKAAVVNLDQPVKVNGQTVPLGRQLSAGLLDSKNDNFTWVLTDKKDADKGINSGEYVSVVTIPENFSKAATSTAGAAADATQATIDVRTGPDSKLVDPAISQAVTTTATSVLNKQLTSTYIENVYVGFNTLGEQLGKAATGADQLSGGLTQLASGTHQLADGAAQLSTGASSLATGISQLSDGTSGLADGLNTLASSGAAVDGGAQQLAGTAATMSSSLTAATNGINAAVAQNCAPPADPAVGALCAQLSAQLKDLNTAQAYGAGLASGTQTFAGQLAQYTGGVSQSASGAQQLASGASQSADGAQQFATGVKQLSDGIPALASGADQSASGASSLASGLHTAVKQLPSYDSGERTSLAKVAAEPVTQKASGETAFGTASIPLFASVALWLGALATFLVLQALSRRALLTSRAAGRIALDGFLPAAALGVVQGVLVAAVLAPALAVDAGHWFGFAGLAAAAGIAFAAVNHGLVALLGGVGRFLSMLVVVVTLASGIVSTAPGFFDAALPWLPTAPAITALQGAIDGSADAWRGLGGLLLWGAFGFALALIAVARRRVVRAAQLLPAE; encoded by the coding sequence ATGACCACCCCCTCCTCCCGCCTCCGCCGCCCGCGCTCGCTGTTCTCGCTGGAGCGCATGCGCTCCGACAAGCGCGTCACCTGGCTGACGATCGTCGGCCTCCTGCTCGTCCCCATCACCATCGGCGGGCTGCTCGTCTGGGCGCTGTGGAACCCGACCGAGCGCCTGCACGACGTCAAGGCGGCCGTGGTGAACCTCGACCAGCCCGTCAAGGTGAACGGGCAGACGGTGCCGCTCGGCCGTCAGCTCTCCGCCGGCCTCCTCGACTCGAAGAACGACAACTTCACCTGGGTGCTGACGGACAAGAAGGATGCCGACAAGGGCATCAACAGCGGCGAGTACGTGTCGGTGGTCACCATCCCGGAGAACTTCTCGAAGGCGGCGACCTCGACCGCGGGAGCCGCGGCCGACGCCACGCAGGCCACCATCGACGTCCGCACCGGCCCGGACTCGAAGCTGGTCGACCCGGCCATCAGCCAGGCGGTCACGACGACGGCGACCTCCGTGCTCAACAAGCAGCTGACCTCCACGTACATCGAGAACGTCTACGTCGGCTTCAACACCCTCGGCGAGCAGCTCGGTAAGGCGGCAACAGGGGCCGACCAGCTCTCCGGCGGCCTGACGCAGCTGGCCAGCGGCACGCACCAGCTCGCCGACGGCGCGGCACAGCTCTCGACGGGAGCGTCGTCGCTCGCGACCGGCATCTCGCAGCTGTCCGACGGAACGTCGGGGCTGGCCGACGGACTGAACACGCTCGCGTCCAGCGGCGCGGCGGTCGACGGAGGCGCACAGCAGCTGGCGGGGACGGCCGCCACGATGTCCTCCAGCCTCACCGCCGCCACCAACGGGATCAACGCAGCCGTCGCTCAGAACTGCGCGCCGCCGGCCGACCCCGCCGTGGGTGCCCTGTGCGCCCAGCTGTCCGCTCAGCTGAAAGACCTCAACACAGCACAGGCCTATGGAGCCGGCCTCGCATCGGGTACGCAGACCTTCGCCGGCCAGCTCGCGCAGTACACCGGCGGGGTGTCGCAGTCGGCGTCCGGGGCGCAGCAGCTCGCGAGCGGCGCATCCCAGTCGGCGGACGGCGCCCAGCAGTTCGCGACCGGCGTGAAGCAGCTCAGCGACGGCATCCCGGCCCTCGCCTCCGGCGCCGACCAGTCGGCCTCCGGCGCGTCCTCGCTCGCCTCCGGCCTGCACACGGCGGTCAAGCAGCTCCCGAGCTACGACAGCGGTGAGCGGACCAGCCTCGCGAAGGTCGCGGCCGAGCCGGTCACGCAGAAGGCCTCCGGCGAGACCGCGTTCGGCACGGCGAGCATCCCGCTGTTCGCCTCGGTCGCGCTGTGGCTCGGCGCCCTCGCCACGTTCCTCGTGCTCCAGGCGCTCTCGCGCCGCGCGCTGCTGACGTCGCGCGCCGCGGGCCGGATCGCGCTCGACGGGTTCCTTCCCGCCGCCGCGCTCGGCGTCGTGCAGGGCGTGCTGGTCGCGGCCGTGCTGGCACCGGCGCTCGCGGTCGACGCGGGCCACTGGTTCGGCTTCGCCGGGCTCGCGGCTGCCGCCGGCATCGCCTTCGCCGCGGTCAACCACGGCCTGGTCGCCCTGCTCGGCGGCGTCGGACGATTCCTGTCGATGCTGGTCGTCGTGGTGACCCTCGCCTCGGGCATCGTGTCGACCGCTCCCGGATTCTTCGACGCCGCCCTGCCCTGGCTGCCGACCGCGCCGGCCATCACCGCGCTGCAGGGGGCGATCGACGGCTCGGCAGACGCCTGGCGCGGCCTGGGCGGACTTCTGCTCTGGGGCGCGTTCGGGTTCGCCCTCGCGCTGATCGCCGTCGCCCGACGCCGGGTCGTGCGCGCCGCGCAGCTGCTGCCGGCCGAGTAA
- a CDS encoding SGNH/GDSL hydrolase family protein codes for MRPEASRTSRALLRAPRSSRVLRSVALLATAAVLTVLTACSAAPTSADTPHAESTAVPTPTATPDPFPKEPLTASTRYVALGDSFAAGMGGGDEKGKCRLSPRAYPAVFARDAGIDLVVNAACAGATTSDLLKHQLIALDDRTDLVTVSIGGNDLGVAAIAGDCAAGKAAACRNEVTAALSLLNVLPDRLDTVYSAIAQAAPNARIVVTGYTLLYDASDPNAPDFGTAAAINAATLGLNEVIRQAVDEQRAAGKAMTYLPVDFAGHAIGDRKPWLNTTGPDVFHPTGAGYAEYASRLVQLLGKAH; via the coding sequence ATGCGACCCGAAGCATCCCGGACCTCCCGTGCGCTTTTGCGCGCGCCGCGCTCCTCGCGTGTGCTCCGCTCCGTCGCCCTGCTCGCCACGGCGGCCGTCCTCACGGTACTGACGGCGTGCTCGGCCGCGCCCACCAGCGCCGACACACCGCATGCCGAGTCGACCGCCGTCCCGACGCCGACGGCGACCCCCGACCCGTTCCCGAAGGAGCCGCTCACCGCATCCACCCGGTACGTCGCCCTCGGCGACTCGTTCGCCGCGGGCATGGGCGGCGGCGACGAGAAGGGGAAGTGCCGGCTGAGCCCGCGCGCTTACCCCGCCGTGTTCGCCCGCGACGCGGGCATCGACCTCGTGGTCAACGCGGCCTGTGCCGGGGCCACCACCTCCGACCTGCTCAAGCACCAGCTGATCGCGCTCGACGACCGTACCGATCTCGTGACGGTCAGCATCGGCGGCAACGACCTCGGCGTCGCCGCGATCGCGGGAGACTGCGCGGCGGGCAAGGCCGCCGCCTGCCGCAACGAGGTGACGGCCGCCCTGTCGCTGCTCAACGTGCTGCCCGACCGGCTCGACACGGTCTACAGCGCGATCGCGCAGGCCGCGCCCAACGCGCGCATCGTCGTGACCGGCTACACGCTGCTCTACGACGCGTCCGATCCGAACGCGCCCGACTTCGGCACCGCAGCGGCGATCAATGCCGCGACGCTCGGCCTCAACGAGGTGATCCGCCAGGCGGTCGACGAGCAGAGGGCGGCCGGCAAGGCGATGACCTACCTCCCCGTCGACTTCGCCGGCCACGCGATCGGCGACCGGAAACCGTGGCTCAACACGACCGGCCCGGATGTCTTCCACCCGACCGGCGCCGGCTACGCCGAGTACGCGAGCCGGCTCGTCCAGCTGCTCGGGAAGGCGCACTAG
- the otsA gene encoding alpha,alpha-trehalose-phosphate synthase (UDP-forming): MSNRLPVDRVVDESGNADWRPSPGGLVAALEPVMRSQDGIWIGWAGVAGEEIEPFEAGGINILPVPLSDQELQEYYEGFSNDTLWPLYHDVIAQPSYHREWWETYVKVNRRFAQAAASVSAPGAVVWVHDYQLQLVPAMLRELRPDLVIGFFNHIPFPPYGIYSQLPWRRQIIDGLLGADVIGFQRVADAGNFSRAVRRLKGFETRGPIIEVPIDTDDPEAGSHRHVTTDRRGGLVRTVLARAFPISIDADQYQELARKPEIQARAREIREELGNPEKIMLGVDRLDYTKGIGHRLKAFGELLEEGRLNAEDVTLVQVASPSRERVETYRQLRDEIELTVGRINGDYSTLGHTAIAYLHHGYPREEMVALYLAADVMLVTALRDGMNLVAKEYVATRVDEDGVLVLSEFAGASDELRQALLINPHDIEGLKETVLQALAMPRRDRTRRMRALRKKVLTNDVARWSASFLDALTRSAHGDHPLQNPPVNRR, from the coding sequence GTGTCCAACCGACTGCCCGTCGACCGGGTGGTCGACGAGAGCGGGAACGCCGACTGGCGGCCATCGCCCGGCGGTCTCGTCGCGGCGCTCGAGCCCGTGATGCGGTCGCAGGACGGCATCTGGATCGGCTGGGCCGGCGTGGCGGGGGAGGAGATCGAGCCCTTCGAGGCCGGCGGCATCAACATCCTGCCCGTCCCGCTCTCCGACCAGGAGCTGCAGGAGTACTACGAGGGCTTCTCGAACGACACTCTGTGGCCGCTCTATCACGACGTCATCGCGCAGCCGAGCTACCACCGCGAGTGGTGGGAGACCTACGTGAAGGTCAACCGCCGGTTCGCCCAGGCCGCCGCCTCCGTCTCGGCGCCCGGTGCCGTCGTCTGGGTGCACGACTACCAGCTGCAGCTCGTGCCCGCGATGCTGCGCGAGCTGCGGCCGGACCTCGTGATCGGCTTCTTCAACCACATCCCGTTCCCGCCGTACGGCATCTACTCGCAGCTGCCCTGGCGCCGTCAGATCATCGACGGCCTGCTCGGAGCCGACGTGATCGGCTTCCAGCGCGTCGCCGACGCCGGCAACTTCTCGCGCGCGGTCCGCCGGCTGAAGGGGTTCGAGACCCGCGGCCCCATCATCGAGGTGCCGATCGACACGGACGACCCGGAGGCCGGCTCGCACCGCCACGTCACGACGGACCGCCGCGGCGGCCTGGTGCGCACGGTGCTCGCCCGCGCGTTCCCGATCTCCATCGACGCCGACCAGTACCAGGAGCTCGCGAGGAAGCCGGAGATCCAGGCCCGCGCCCGCGAGATCCGCGAGGAGCTCGGCAACCCCGAGAAGATCATGCTCGGCGTCGACCGCCTCGACTACACGAAGGGGATCGGTCACCGGCTCAAGGCCTTCGGCGAGCTGCTCGAAGAGGGCCGGCTGAACGCGGAGGACGTCACGCTCGTCCAGGTCGCCAGCCCCAGCCGCGAGCGCGTCGAGACCTACCGGCAGCTGCGCGACGAGATCGAGCTGACCGTCGGCCGCATCAACGGCGACTACTCCACCCTCGGCCACACTGCGATCGCGTACCTCCACCACGGCTACCCGCGCGAAGAGATGGTGGCGCTGTACCTCGCCGCCGACGTCATGCTCGTCACGGCGCTGCGAGACGGCATGAACCTCGTCGCGAAGGAATACGTGGCCACCCGCGTGGACGAGGACGGCGTGCTCGTGCTCAGCGAGTTCGCCGGCGCCTCCGACGAGCTCCGGCAGGCGCTCCTCATCAACCCGCACGACATCGAGGGACTCAAGGAGACCGTGCTGCAGGCGCTCGCGATGCCGCGGCGAGACCGCACGCGGCGGATGCGCGCCCTGCGCAAGAAGGTGCTCACGAACGACGTCGCGCGCTGGTCGGCGTCC